From a region of the Agromyces ramosus genome:
- a CDS encoding L-rhamnose mutarotase has translation MQRYAMVCRVRPDKREEYLALHRDAWQGVEATITQCGIRNFSIYVIEDVLFGYYEYIGDDFDADQRRMAADPVTQEWWARTAPCQVPFTADADVPNWQPLEEVWHLD, from the coding sequence ATGCAGCGCTATGCCATGGTCTGCCGCGTGCGACCGGACAAGCGCGAGGAATATCTTGCTCTGCATCGCGATGCCTGGCAGGGCGTGGAGGCGACGATCACGCAGTGCGGCATCAGGAACTTCTCGATCTACGTGATCGAGGACGTCCTCTTCGGCTACTACGAGTACATCGGCGACGACTTCGACGCCGACCAGCGTCGGATGGCGGCTGATCCCGTGACACAGGAGTGGTGGGCGCGCACTGCGCCGTGCCAGGTGCCGTTCACGGCGGATGCGGACGTGCCGAACTGGCAGCCGCTGGAGGAGGTGTGGCACCTCGACTGA
- a CDS encoding carbohydrate ABC transporter permease, translated as MEVSLSATDAVLTRDRRTARSPRGWLGRALAIVVALVFVVFFVLPLIWLLLAPTKTPLQLLTENPFMFGGFGTLVENWQSLSAFQNGIIWTWLGNAAFYSGAALVLTLVVSIPAGYALALTDFRLRRALLVTTLVVMLIPNTALVLPIFLELSAVRLIGNPLSVILPFSFFPFGVYLTYIYFSTSVSRDLLDAARIDGASEFRVFWRVAMPLATPVIALVGFFNFVGNWNNYFLPFVMVPGRKAPIQVGLAELLSNVPLFNPTSAGTVNIEVPTLALATIISVAPVLIIFLFSQRFLVTGMTAGGTKG; from the coding sequence GTGGAGGTCTCTTTGAGCGCGACTGACGCAGTACTGACCCGCGATCGCCGAACGGCGAGGTCGCCACGCGGCTGGCTCGGTCGCGCTCTCGCGATTGTCGTTGCGCTGGTTTTCGTGGTGTTCTTCGTGCTGCCATTGATCTGGCTTCTGCTGGCGCCTACGAAGACGCCTTTGCAGCTGCTGACCGAGAACCCGTTCATGTTCGGGGGCTTCGGCACGCTCGTCGAGAACTGGCAGAGCCTGTCGGCGTTCCAGAACGGCATCATCTGGACATGGTTGGGAAACGCCGCCTTCTACTCCGGAGCGGCGCTCGTCCTCACGCTCGTCGTCAGCATCCCGGCAGGCTACGCCCTCGCGCTGACCGACTTCCGCCTACGTCGCGCGCTCCTGGTCACGACATTGGTCGTGATGCTCATTCCCAACACCGCCCTGGTGCTGCCGATCTTCCTCGAGCTGAGCGCCGTGCGGCTGATCGGCAACCCGTTGTCGGTCATCCTGCCGTTCTCGTTCTTCCCGTTCGGGGTCTACCTCACCTATATCTACTTCTCCACCAGCGTCTCCCGAGACCTTCTGGATGCCGCCCGCATCGACGGAGCCAGTGAGTTCCGGGTCTTCTGGCGAGTCGCGATGCCCCTGGCAACCCCCGTCATCGCCCTGGTCGGCTTCTTCAACTTCGTCGGCAACTGGAACAACTACTTCCTGCCCTTCGTGATGGTGCCCGGCAGGAAGGCGCCGATTCAGGTGGGACTAGCCGAGCTGCTCTCGAACGTTCCGCTGTTCAATCCCACGTCGGCCGGTACGGTGAACATCGAGGTGCCGACGCTCGCGCTGGCGACGATCATCTCGGTGGCACCGGTGTTGATCATCTTCCTGTTCTCGCAGCGATTCCTGGTCACCGGCATGACCGCAGGCGGAACGAAAGGCTGA
- a CDS encoding carbohydrate ABC transporter permease — translation MGKKKLIAISNMTAPAVGQLDGRRREPRTRRKNPNRAQARMGYTFSAGYGILLVLFGLLPTLYAIFLAFTHEGAFVGLDNFVRVFNDYRFWPAVQHVAVYLVIWLTFQTIFVVLLALIVHAFRARWMSMSTRFVYYIPGALAGASSVMLWLFLLDPSVSPVSGILRALGMDSFVETVSIENLPVIFTIIAFWTGAGGWIVIMYGALNNISQEVMEAARVDGAGAVKTAWYIQLPLLRKWISYMGIMTLAAGTQLFVEPRILSQASKGVVPGDYSLNQLAYLYAFRQNDFNGSAAISLILLVVALGLAAFFVFRGGLFERD, via the coding sequence GTGGGAAAGAAGAAGCTCATCGCAATCTCTAACATGACGGCTCCCGCCGTCGGCCAGCTGGATGGCCGGCGGCGGGAGCCGCGCACCAGACGCAAGAACCCGAACCGCGCACAGGCGCGAATGGGTTACACCTTCAGCGCGGGATACGGCATCCTGCTGGTCCTGTTCGGCCTGCTCCCTACCCTGTACGCCATCTTCCTGGCATTCACCCACGAAGGCGCCTTCGTCGGCCTCGACAACTTCGTGAGGGTGTTCAACGACTACCGATTCTGGCCTGCCGTGCAGCACGTCGCGGTGTACCTGGTCATCTGGTTGACCTTCCAGACGATCTTCGTCGTCCTCCTTGCCCTGATCGTTCACGCGTTCCGCGCTCGGTGGATGTCGATGTCGACGCGGTTCGTGTACTACATCCCTGGCGCACTGGCCGGCGCGTCCAGCGTGATGCTGTGGCTGTTCCTCCTCGACCCTTCCGTCAGCCCGGTCTCCGGCATCCTGCGCGCTCTCGGCATGGACAGCTTCGTCGAAACCGTCTCGATCGAGAATCTTCCGGTCATCTTCACGATCATCGCCTTCTGGACCGGCGCCGGTGGGTGGATCGTCATCATGTACGGAGCGCTCAACAACATCAGTCAGGAAGTCATGGAGGCGGCGCGCGTCGATGGCGCCGGTGCGGTCAAGACGGCCTGGTACATCCAACTGCCACTGCTGCGCAAATGGATCTCGTACATGGGAATCATGACGCTTGCGGCGGGAACGCAGCTCTTCGTCGAGCCGCGCATCCTCTCTCAAGCCAGCAAGGGCGTTGTGCCCGGCGACTATTCACTGAACCAGCTCGCCTACCTGTACGCGTTCCGACAGAACGACTTCAACGGCTCTGCGGCGATCTCCCTCATCCTTCTCGTGGTCGCACTCGGACTGGCCGCGTTCTTCGTCTTCCGTGGAGGTCTCTTTGAGCGCGACTGA
- a CDS encoding ABC transporter substrate-binding protein: MASQQRRFTRFARTIAVAASATAIIALSACSSGGGGGGDGSDLGFTPAEQVKDSPITVWVDASREPAIEAFQAKYPDIDVNVETYDGNASGSGSFQTKIALFDQAGEGWPDVVFSTQNNDASWASKETNGVQAFAAPVNKGWFDQDFLDGFTPGSLDPLTVDGTVYGLRNDLAQSVFWYDQALFDQFGYEIPTTWEEYEQLSDKLAAEHPGYILGSVGDAFLGMLVYYWGAQAPVFQLDGDTFSSDVSAENSQKMTELLDHMVANGTLTKDSVFSSDFVQKYQGKALGMPGPVWFTGALFQNPDSLNVPAGQIGAGAPLHWEGEEIATGNVGGGTWFASSHTKNLDAVKTMMEFVTSSDEYQVELTGGYPAYADAAEKWIAKQANGGYFVGDFEQTVVDAASQVWSGWGYPSFSAETAYSKIVLPALAAGDTIESVAPEWQQEMENEAQVQGYTVAQ; encoded by the coding sequence ATGGCTTCACAGCAACGCCGCTTCACTCGATTCGCCCGGACCATCGCTGTTGCGGCGTCAGCCACTGCGATCATCGCTCTTTCCGCGTGCAGCAGCGGCGGCGGCGGCGGCGGAGACGGCTCTGATCTCGGATTCACCCCCGCCGAGCAGGTCAAGGACAGCCCCATAACCGTGTGGGTGGATGCATCCCGCGAACCGGCGATTGAAGCCTTCCAGGCGAAGTATCCCGACATCGACGTGAATGTAGAGACGTACGACGGGAACGCCAGCGGCTCGGGGAGCTTCCAGACCAAGATCGCGCTCTTCGACCAGGCAGGCGAGGGGTGGCCCGATGTCGTCTTCTCCACACAGAACAACGACGCGTCGTGGGCTTCCAAGGAGACCAACGGCGTTCAGGCCTTCGCGGCCCCCGTCAACAAGGGGTGGTTCGATCAAGACTTCCTCGACGGCTTCACGCCGGGATCGCTCGACCCGCTCACGGTCGACGGAACCGTTTACGGTCTGCGCAACGATCTGGCGCAATCGGTGTTCTGGTACGACCAGGCGCTGTTCGACCAGTTCGGTTACGAGATCCCAACGACCTGGGAGGAATATGAGCAGCTGAGCGACAAGCTCGCTGCCGAGCACCCGGGCTACATCCTCGGCTCGGTGGGCGACGCGTTCCTCGGCATGCTCGTCTACTACTGGGGTGCACAGGCTCCCGTTTTCCAACTCGACGGCGACACGTTCAGTAGCGACGTCTCGGCTGAGAACTCACAGAAGATGACTGAACTGCTCGACCACATGGTCGCGAACGGCACGCTGACCAAGGACAGCGTGTTCAGCTCGGACTTCGTGCAGAAGTACCAGGGCAAGGCGCTGGGCATGCCGGGACCGGTCTGGTTCACCGGCGCCCTCTTCCAGAACCCCGACAGCCTCAACGTTCCCGCAGGTCAGATCGGCGCCGGCGCGCCTCTGCACTGGGAGGGTGAGGAGATCGCAACCGGCAACGTGGGCGGCGGCACGTGGTTCGCATCCAGCCACACGAAGAACCTCGACGCGGTCAAGACCATGATGGAGTTCGTAACGAGTTCGGACGAGTACCAGGTGGAACTGACAGGCGGCTACCCCGCCTACGCCGACGCCGCTGAGAAGTGGATCGCGAAACAGGCCAATGGCGGATACTTCGTCGGAGACTTCGAGCAGACGGTGGTGGATGCTGCGAGCCAGGTGTGGAGCGGCTGGGGCTACCCGAGCTTCAGCGCCGAGACCGCGTATTCGAAGATCGTCCTGCCCGCGCTCGCTGCCGGTGACACGATCGAGTCGGTCGCGCCCGAGTGGCAGCAGGAGATGGAGAACGAGGCGCAGGTCCAGGGTTACACCGTCGCCCAGTAA
- a CDS encoding zinc-dependent alcohol dehydrogenase, producing the protein MRALQYLSAQQVAVADVPEHPPGRGEVQISVAFAGLCGTDLHIYHGHMDARVAAPLTFGHEMSGVITAVGDGVENWTEGDRVTVMPLSWDGTCPACLAGNEHICQNLDFIGIDSPGALQERWNVPQETLVRLPTSLALDEAALVEPVAVAVHDVRRSELIPGDRVVVLGGGPIGVLIATVARHEGAEVVVVELDERRRAQIADLGIRTLDPAAQDLTQAVNEWTADAGADVVFEVSGAAAAVASATSLPKVRGTLVVVAIHPQPRAVDLQRVFWRELRILGARVYTRADFERAVELVAGGVIPTSALISRVVDLAQTGEAFAALESGEAMKVLVDVSGTGAVR; encoded by the coding sequence ATGCGCGCACTGCAGTACCTCTCCGCACAGCAGGTCGCTGTTGCGGACGTACCCGAACATCCGCCCGGCCGAGGCGAGGTGCAGATCTCGGTGGCCTTCGCCGGTCTGTGCGGTACTGATCTGCACATCTATCACGGCCATATGGATGCGCGAGTGGCAGCCCCCCTGACGTTCGGCCACGAGATGAGCGGCGTGATCACTGCCGTGGGCGACGGCGTCGAAAACTGGACCGAGGGGGACCGTGTCACGGTCATGCCGCTCTCCTGGGACGGCACGTGCCCGGCCTGTCTCGCGGGCAACGAGCACATCTGCCAGAACCTCGACTTCATCGGGATCGACTCCCCCGGAGCGCTGCAGGAACGCTGGAACGTTCCTCAGGAGACTCTGGTGCGCCTGCCGACCTCGCTCGCCCTCGATGAGGCAGCGCTCGTCGAACCGGTGGCCGTCGCCGTGCACGACGTCCGGCGGTCTGAGCTCATCCCGGGCGACCGGGTGGTGGTGCTCGGCGGCGGGCCGATCGGAGTGCTCATCGCCACGGTGGCCCGCCACGAGGGTGCCGAGGTCGTCGTCGTTGAACTCGACGAGCGCCGCCGCGCGCAGATCGCCGACCTGGGCATTCGCACGCTCGATCCCGCAGCGCAGGACCTCACTCAGGCTGTCAACGAGTGGACCGCAGATGCCGGCGCCGATGTGGTGTTCGAGGTCTCCGGCGCTGCCGCCGCGGTGGCCAGCGCCACGTCGCTGCCGAAGGTGCGCGGCACGCTGGTGGTCGTCGCCATCCACCCGCAGCCGCGCGCCGTCGACCTGCAGCGGGTGTTCTGGCGGGAACTGCGCATCCTGGGGGCGCGCGTATACACGCGCGCAGACTTCGAGAGGGCAGTCGAATTGGTCGCCGGCGGAGTCATCCCCACCAGCGCGCTGATCAGCCGCGTCGTCGACCTGGCGCAGACCGGCGAGGCTTTCGCTGCACTCGAGTCGGGGGAAGCTATGAAGGTGCTGGTGGATGTCTCCGGCACGGGCGCCGTCCGATGA
- a CDS encoding SDR family oxidoreductase has protein sequence MTTLFDLTGTTAVVTGASRGIGRAMSEALASAGAHIVGVSATLASGSEVERAITSAGGSFESVSCDFADPDAVRSLAEDLSPRRVDILVNNAGTIERAPAADHPISSWDRVLQVNLTSQFQLTQQVGRGMLERGRGKIIFTASLLSFQGGINVPGYTAAKSGIAGLTKALANEWASGGVNVNAIAPGYIATDNTAALRSDPDRSRSILERIPAGRWGEPGDLAGATVFLASRASDYVSGIVLPVDGGWLGR, from the coding sequence ATGACGACGCTGTTCGATCTGACGGGAACGACTGCCGTCGTCACCGGCGCCAGCCGGGGCATCGGGCGCGCGATGTCGGAGGCGCTCGCCTCAGCGGGCGCCCATATCGTCGGGGTGAGCGCGACGCTCGCCTCGGGCAGCGAGGTCGAACGCGCGATCACCTCGGCGGGCGGCTCGTTCGAGTCGGTCTCGTGCGACTTCGCGGACCCGGATGCCGTTCGCTCGCTCGCGGAGGACCTCTCCCCCCGGCGCGTGGACATCCTCGTCAACAACGCGGGAACCATCGAGCGCGCGCCCGCCGCGGACCACCCGATCTCGTCATGGGACCGCGTGCTGCAGGTGAACCTCACGAGCCAGTTCCAGCTCACACAGCAGGTCGGCCGAGGAATGCTCGAACGCGGACGCGGCAAGATCATCTTCACCGCTTCCCTGCTGAGCTTCCAGGGGGGCATCAACGTGCCCGGCTACACGGCAGCGAAGTCGGGCATCGCGGGTCTGACCAAGGCGCTCGCCAACGAATGGGCGTCCGGCGGCGTGAACGTCAACGCGATCGCGCCCGGCTACATCGCGACCGACAACACCGCGGCATTGCGCTCCGACCCGGACCGCTCGCGCAGCATCCTGGAGCGAATCCCCGCAGGTCGCTGGGGCGAACCGGGGGATCTCGCTGGAGCGACGGTCTTCTTGGCATCCCGCGCATCGGACTACGTCTCGGGCATCGTGCTCCCGGTCGACGGAGGGTGGCTCGGCAGATGA
- a CDS encoding ATP-binding protein: MREWSAPALPAGWTTSGQPPFIARHEEVAALESAWADAVGGAGRAVFVSGEPGSGKSRLVSEVCIRLRESGAAVLAGSCIQELGTPFEPFDEPLRVLLPAYRAQAVNPSDVESGELLERVLERTGQDAADRSMGQERVFAAVIDVLRAAAMSRPLVLALDDLHWAGPAAIQLLSRVVEGAADAKVLLLGTLRNAPPDRSDALADTLASLSRLRGVLRLDLDPFTVEEITDYVAIRAGLSRAGARESAELLRELTGGNPFLLRAMWRPVVEAERQGDQRVIELPDSVSDIVRSRIATLDLAQRSVLGLAAVLGEEVDLGEVIGISATSVEVTLEAMDAAVRTRLIEPPRVPGDRYRFAHAIARQAVIDLMPGTDVLRTHARIAQVLEAEFPAAPRLIQRLAHHYSAARALGFGDRAVTYLVRAAQLAQDRVAYEDAGRLFERASEITPDADERAELLLRSAASWHMAADTPQARRLYERVTVESGNPRLRVRAAIGYEDASWRPGLPGHRALELLSRALASVPPDETDSLYIEALGSVARATAFTGAIDEAELIGDRAVELARTRDDPHVLIAVLRSTSSMTLRPSSVAKRQDRVRELLPLVRPTGTEWIGAAAVQFGGNAYLLGDRAGMDQAERDCVELGRRWSRHHWDYWVGCVRFLRALIAGRLDDAATACQNVQRHESSFRSDATASATALQSYMVRRESGRVERVRPLISGTESAAEHWAPGLLAIYTELGLSEPASRTLDWMLEQVGPDAGNSSDWPGRLAFMTEAAIWLEDVRAAERLHPWLSDYTGLNLMSGLFVAPFGPADLYLGRLESLLGIGSPGVRFERALELAERSDAALHFARTLGATAEHLRRTDPSSEEASAFAARARAIAEPAGMVKVLRELDVGTAASAPEAAGGLTARECEVIALIAQGRSNRDIAAQLVISEHTAANHVRNILTKIGAVNRTQAAMFARERGLT; this comes from the coding sequence ATGCGGGAATGGTCCGCCCCGGCACTCCCGGCGGGCTGGACGACATCCGGGCAGCCGCCGTTCATCGCTCGACACGAAGAGGTCGCAGCGCTCGAGTCGGCGTGGGCCGACGCAGTCGGCGGTGCCGGCCGCGCGGTCTTCGTGAGCGGCGAGCCCGGCTCGGGAAAGTCGCGGCTCGTGAGCGAGGTCTGCATTCGGCTCCGCGAAAGCGGCGCTGCGGTGCTGGCCGGGTCGTGCATCCAGGAGCTCGGCACACCGTTCGAACCCTTCGACGAGCCGCTCCGAGTGCTGCTTCCGGCGTACCGGGCGCAGGCAGTGAACCCGTCCGACGTGGAATCGGGCGAGCTGCTGGAGCGGGTACTCGAGCGAACCGGGCAGGATGCCGCCGACCGGTCGATGGGTCAGGAGCGCGTGTTCGCCGCGGTGATCGACGTGCTGCGCGCCGCGGCAATGTCGCGCCCTCTGGTGTTGGCTCTCGACGACCTGCACTGGGCGGGGCCGGCGGCGATTCAGCTGCTCAGCCGGGTGGTCGAGGGCGCCGCCGACGCCAAGGTGCTGCTCCTCGGCACCCTTCGGAACGCGCCGCCGGACCGGTCGGACGCACTGGCCGACACGCTCGCGTCGCTCTCCCGGCTGCGCGGTGTGCTGCGCCTCGACCTCGATCCCTTCACCGTCGAGGAGATCACCGACTACGTCGCGATCCGCGCCGGCCTCTCGCGCGCCGGTGCTCGCGAGTCGGCCGAACTGCTCCGCGAGCTCACGGGCGGCAATCCGTTCCTCCTCCGAGCCATGTGGCGTCCGGTCGTCGAGGCGGAGCGTCAGGGCGACCAACGCGTGATCGAACTTCCCGACTCTGTCAGCGACATCGTGCGGTCTCGCATCGCGACGCTCGACCTCGCCCAGCGCTCGGTGCTCGGGCTCGCCGCGGTGCTCGGTGAAGAAGTCGATCTGGGCGAGGTGATCGGCATCAGCGCGACATCCGTCGAAGTCACACTCGAGGCGATGGATGCGGCAGTGCGCACCCGCCTGATCGAGCCACCGCGTGTGCCGGGCGACCGCTACCGGTTCGCGCACGCCATCGCACGACAGGCGGTCATCGATCTCATGCCGGGCACCGATGTGCTACGCACCCACGCGCGCATCGCGCAGGTGCTCGAGGCGGAATTCCCCGCAGCGCCACGGCTCATCCAGCGCCTGGCCCACCACTACTCGGCCGCACGTGCACTCGGGTTCGGAGACCGTGCGGTCACCTACCTCGTTCGAGCCGCACAACTCGCACAGGACCGAGTCGCCTACGAGGATGCGGGCCGGTTGTTCGAGCGCGCGTCGGAGATCACGCCCGACGCCGACGAGCGCGCCGAGTTGCTCCTACGGTCGGCGGCGAGCTGGCACATGGCGGCGGACACTCCGCAGGCACGGAGGCTCTACGAGCGGGTGACTGTGGAGTCGGGCAACCCGCGGCTGCGGGTCCGGGCGGCGATCGGGTACGAGGACGCGTCATGGCGGCCGGGCCTGCCCGGACATCGTGCACTCGAGCTGCTGTCGAGGGCGCTGGCCTCGGTCCCTCCCGACGAGACGGACTCGCTGTACATCGAGGCGCTCGGGTCCGTCGCACGGGCGACGGCGTTCACCGGCGCGATCGACGAGGCCGAGCTGATCGGCGATCGGGCAGTCGAGCTCGCGCGGACCCGCGACGATCCGCACGTGCTGATCGCCGTGCTGCGCTCGACGAGCTCGATGACCCTCCGACCGAGCAGCGTCGCGAAGCGACAGGACCGGGTGAGGGAATTGCTGCCACTGGTGCGGCCGACGGGAACGGAGTGGATCGGGGCGGCCGCGGTACAGTTCGGAGGGAACGCCTACCTCCTCGGCGACCGTGCCGGCATGGACCAAGCAGAGCGCGACTGCGTGGAGCTGGGTCGGCGGTGGAGCCGCCACCACTGGGACTACTGGGTCGGTTGCGTGCGTTTTCTCCGCGCCCTCATCGCCGGCCGCCTTGACGATGCGGCGACCGCCTGCCAGAACGTGCAGCGCCATGAGAGCTCGTTCCGGTCCGACGCCACCGCGAGCGCGACGGCACTGCAGAGCTACATGGTGCGCCGTGAGTCGGGTCGGGTCGAGCGCGTGCGGCCGCTCATCTCCGGCACTGAGTCGGCGGCCGAACACTGGGCCCCGGGGCTGCTGGCGATCTACACGGAACTGGGGCTCAGCGAGCCCGCCAGCCGGACGCTCGACTGGATGCTCGAGCAGGTCGGGCCGGATGCTGGGAACTCGAGCGACTGGCCGGGGCGCCTCGCGTTCATGACCGAGGCCGCGATCTGGCTCGAGGATGTCCGTGCTGCCGAACGCCTCCACCCGTGGCTGTCGGACTACACGGGCCTCAACCTCATGTCGGGACTCTTCGTCGCTCCGTTCGGACCCGCCGACCTCTATCTCGGCAGGCTCGAGTCGCTCCTCGGCATCGGCTCGCCGGGCGTGCGCTTCGAACGCGCCCTCGAACTCGCCGAGCGGAGTGACGCCGCACTCCACTTCGCCCGTACGCTCGGCGCGACCGCTGAGCACCTGCGCCGCACGGACCCGAGCTCAGAGGAGGCGTCGGCTTTCGCGGCCCGCGCCCGAGCGATTGCCGAGCCCGCCGGAATGGTCAAGGTGCTGCGTGAGCTCGACGTGGGCACCGCGGCATCCGCCCCCGAGGCAGCGGGCGGACTCACCGCGCGTGAATGCGAAGTCATCGCGCTCATCGCCCAGGGCAGGAGCAATCGCGACATCGCCGCACAGCTCGTGATCAGCGAGCACACTGCGGCGAATCACGTGCGCAACATCCTGACGAAGATCGGCGCGGTAAACCGCACCCAGGCGGCGATGTTCGCGCGCGAGCGCGGCCTGACCTGA
- a CDS encoding FAD-binding oxidoreductase — protein sequence MQNSAPRASATLEIGPAFQGQQFSPGDDGYDAARAVYNGMVDKRPALIARCTGTADVVDAVALAREGKLPLAVRCGGHSVAGNGVSDGGVLIDLSGMKGVHVDPDARVARANGGVLWGEFDRETQLFGLATPGGRVTTTGVGGFTLGGGYGWLSTKWGLACDNLISAQVVTADGRVVTASADENADLLWGLRGGGGNFGVVTSYEFQLHELDPTVMAGLVVHPLDDAVEIGRAWRDWVEAAPPEVGSSLVVFIAPPEPFIPAELQGKPALMILAMFAGDADEGEAVLRPLKEQIGPPAVDAIDRMPYTAFQTIVDGFSPKGWLNYHRGEHLVALSDDAIAAHVEHGRRVKSPMSYSVVFHHGGAISAVDEEATASSDRDAPYMWHPIAAWTDPADSEREINWVRESSAAMAPFTTGGVYLNFEPDVGEAQVRAGFSAESYDRLVALKDRWDPENLFHINPNIPPSRQPANT from the coding sequence ATGCAGAACTCAGCCCCGAGGGCAAGTGCGACGCTCGAGATCGGACCGGCCTTCCAAGGCCAGCAGTTCAGCCCGGGAGACGACGGCTACGACGCCGCTCGTGCCGTCTACAACGGGATGGTCGACAAACGCCCTGCGTTGATCGCGCGCTGCACCGGAACGGCCGACGTCGTCGACGCCGTCGCACTCGCTCGCGAGGGGAAGCTGCCGTTGGCCGTGCGCTGCGGCGGTCACAGCGTGGCCGGCAACGGTGTCAGCGACGGGGGCGTCCTGATCGACCTGTCGGGGATGAAAGGCGTTCACGTCGATCCCGACGCGCGCGTCGCGCGTGCGAACGGAGGGGTGCTCTGGGGCGAGTTCGACCGCGAGACCCAGTTGTTCGGCCTCGCGACGCCGGGCGGCCGAGTCACGACCACCGGCGTGGGAGGCTTCACACTCGGCGGTGGCTACGGCTGGCTCTCTACCAAGTGGGGCCTCGCGTGCGACAACCTCATCTCGGCACAGGTCGTGACTGCCGATGGCCGCGTGGTCACGGCGAGCGCCGACGAGAACGCCGACCTGCTGTGGGGCCTGCGTGGCGGTGGGGGCAACTTCGGTGTGGTGACGTCGTACGAGTTCCAGCTGCACGAACTGGACCCGACCGTCATGGCGGGGCTGGTGGTGCATCCGCTCGACGACGCCGTCGAGATCGGCCGCGCCTGGCGCGACTGGGTCGAGGCCGCACCGCCCGAGGTGGGCAGCTCGCTCGTCGTCTTCATCGCGCCGCCCGAGCCGTTCATTCCCGCTGAACTGCAGGGGAAGCCGGCGCTCATGATTCTGGCCATGTTCGCGGGCGACGCCGACGAGGGCGAGGCGGTGCTCCGGCCGCTCAAGGAGCAGATCGGCCCGCCGGCGGTCGACGCGATCGACCGCATGCCGTACACCGCCTTCCAGACGATCGTCGACGGGTTCTCCCCGAAGGGCTGGTTGAACTACCACCGTGGCGAGCATCTCGTGGCGCTGAGCGACGACGCCATTGCCGCCCACGTCGAGCACGGCCGGCGAGTCAAGAGCCCCATGAGTTACTCCGTCGTGTTCCACCATGGCGGCGCGATCAGCGCGGTCGACGAGGAGGCCACGGCCTCCAGTGATCGGGATGCGCCGTACATGTGGCATCCGATCGCCGCGTGGACCGACCCGGCCGACTCCGAGCGTGAGATCAACTGGGTCCGCGAATCCTCGGCGGCGATGGCACCGTTCACGACGGGCGGCGTCTACCTCAACTTCGAGCCCGACGTCGGCGAAGCGCAGGTACGCGCCGGCTTCAGCGCGGAGTCGTACGACCGGCTCGTGGCGCTCAAGGACCGCTGGGATCCCGAGAACCTGTTCCACATCAACCCGAACATCCCCCCGTCCCGCCAGCCTGCAAACACCTGA
- a CDS encoding DUF4242 domain-containing protein: MPYFIIERNYAEDVPVPLEAAPGLNLINDEEDVRWLYSFLSVDRRRSYCLYEAPSIEAIRAAAVRAGIPADVITEVDGRMMPSGTLAGVV; this comes from the coding sequence ATGCCGTATTTCATCATCGAACGGAACTACGCCGAAGACGTTCCCGTTCCACTCGAAGCCGCTCCAGGCCTCAACCTCATCAACGACGAGGAAGACGTGCGGTGGCTCTACTCGTTTCTCTCCGTCGATCGCCGCAGGAGCTACTGCCTGTACGAGGCGCCGTCGATCGAGGCGATCCGGGCGGCGGCAGTGCGCGCGGGAATCCCCGCCGACGTCATCACCGAGGTCGACGGCCGCATGATGCCGAGCGGCACGCTCGCCGGCGTCGTCTAG